The following coding sequences lie in one Pseudomonadota bacterium genomic window:
- a CDS encoding O-antigen ligase family protein — protein sequence MNRLARLLPAPAAGRAVVYALLLLVLGVPLALGGAHRVTVQAAALVAVCAFLLLGIYKHHSGGGIRLGRYGLLLLALCCYTGLQLVPLPFSLLDLLAPRTAELLRVSLEGAGQRPRWHPISLAPADTLWGLLRLGLATLVFLLARNLLHRRQRQERLLQGLMGLGVVTTSLGLIGAVVAPGKPLLLYQPIQGPATGLIATSFVNPNHGAAFLMVATLAALGLAAQARALNTRALLFVAATVTGIGVFLSLSRGGILAFAVALAAYGVLQFFRRGEGASSARRLALVALFAGAVIAAATWLAGDQILAELQHRRADLPLGKLALWPAGWALVRAHWLVGVGRGAVATALPRYRGLGLPADVTYTSLENQYLQLPAEWGLPLGAVVIGLSAAALVVWWRRRRDDGMQLAVVAALIGLALHNLVDFNLELPGVALPAAALAGMLASRRPSRPRRDVPARLLLLPATLALVLGLCALTAFGRSSVNDAPRALRSGLPAQAVQRALAQAITRRPADYLPHLAQAQLALVAGKRRETMKALNRALFLYPRSPALHLAAASALRHFGHRRQALLEYRLALEAGADPAQMLDGALSACRTASDVAALLPPKAATLWGQAVELLRRRGRLALALALIDRADAGELQDPTLLRSEVVALLAAGQHALALERARTLVERNPTAEHALLLADATARANPGADLAVLEQAWQQHRGSHALGLALAGARTRAGRHDQAASLAEELLRACRSSTELAQVHYLLATIHRAAGRPHRAGYELEEARKVQVVNPR from the coding sequence ATGAATCGGCTGGCGCGGCTGCTGCCGGCGCCCGCGGCCGGGCGTGCCGTCGTCTACGCGCTACTGCTGCTCGTCCTCGGCGTGCCCTTGGCCCTCGGTGGCGCGCATCGCGTGACGGTACAGGCGGCGGCCTTGGTCGCCGTCTGCGCCTTCCTCTTGTTGGGCATCTACAAGCACCACTCTGGGGGCGGCATCCGGCTCGGGCGCTACGGGCTGCTCCTGCTCGCGCTCTGCTGCTACACAGGACTTCAGCTCGTGCCGCTGCCCTTCTCGCTCCTCGACCTGCTCGCGCCGCGCACGGCCGAGCTGTTGCGGGTCTCGCTCGAAGGCGCAGGTCAGCGACCGCGCTGGCATCCGATCTCCCTGGCCCCCGCGGACACGCTCTGGGGGCTCCTGCGCCTCGGCCTCGCCACGCTGGTCTTTCTGCTGGCGCGCAACCTGCTGCACCGGCGGCAGCGCCAGGAGCGCCTGCTCCAGGGGCTGATGGGGCTGGGGGTGGTAACGACCTCGTTGGGGCTGATCGGCGCGGTCGTGGCGCCCGGCAAGCCGCTCCTGCTCTATCAGCCGATCCAGGGTCCGGCGACCGGGTTGATCGCGACGAGCTTCGTCAATCCAAACCACGGCGCTGCCTTCCTGATGGTGGCGACGCTCGCGGCGCTCGGTCTGGCGGCCCAGGCGCGTGCGCTCAACACGCGGGCCCTGCTCTTCGTTGCGGCTACGGTGACGGGGATCGGGGTCTTTCTCTCGCTCTCGCGTGGCGGCATTCTCGCGTTCGCCGTCGCGCTGGCGGCCTATGGAGTGCTGCAGTTCTTTCGACGCGGCGAGGGGGCCAGCAGCGCGCGTCGCCTGGCCCTCGTCGCGCTCTTTGCCGGGGCGGTGATCGCCGCCGCGACCTGGCTCGCCGGCGACCAGATCCTCGCCGAGCTCCAGCACCGCCGCGCCGATCTACCCCTGGGCAAGCTCGCGCTTTGGCCCGCGGGCTGGGCCCTCGTGCGAGCGCACTGGCTGGTCGGTGTTGGCCGCGGGGCGGTGGCCACGGCGCTGCCGCGCTACCGCGGCCTCGGTCTGCCAGCCGATGTCACCTACACGTCGCTGGAGAACCAATACCTCCAGCTCCCTGCCGAGTGGGGACTACCGCTCGGCGCGGTGGTCATCGGCCTCAGCGCGGCCGCGCTCGTGGTTTGGTGGCGACGGCGCCGCGACGATGGGATGCAGCTCGCCGTGGTGGCGGCGCTGATTGGCCTCGCCCTTCATAACCTCGTCGATTTCAACCTCGAGCTGCCAGGCGTGGCGCTGCCTGCAGCGGCACTGGCGGGCATGCTGGCCAGCCGGCGGCCCTCGCGTCCGCGCCGGGATGTACCCGCGCGGCTGCTGCTCTTGCCCGCGACGCTCGCGCTGGTGCTGGGCCTCTGCGCGCTGACTGCCTTCGGACGCAGCAGCGTCAACGATGCTCCGCGCGCGCTGCGCTCGGGGTTGCCCGCGCAGGCGGTGCAACGCGCGCTGGCGCAGGCGATCACGCGCCGGCCGGCCGACTACCTGCCTCACCTCGCTCAGGCCCAGCTCGCCCTCGTCGCCGGGAAGCGCCGCGAAACGATGAAGGCGCTCAATCGGGCGCTCTTCCTCTATCCGAGGAGCCCGGCCTTGCATCTCGCTGCCGCGAGCGCGCTGCGCCACTTCGGCCATCGGCGACAGGCGCTGCTTGAGTATCGTTTGGCGCTCGAAGCCGGGGCCGACCCGGCGCAGATGCTCGACGGCGCGCTTTCGGCTTGCCGCACCGCCAGCGACGTCGCCGCGCTCTTGCCCCCGAAGGCGGCGACCCTTTGGGGCCAGGCCGTCGAGTTGCTGCGCCGCCGCGGGCGCCTCGCCTTGGCGCTCGCCTTGATCGACCGGGCCGATGCGGGTGAGCTTCAGGATCCGACCTTGCTGCGCAGTGAGGTCGTCGCCTTGCTCGCGGCGGGCCAGCACGCCCTCGCCCTCGAGCGCGCACGGACCTTGGTCGAGCGGAACCCGACGGCAGAGCATGCGCTGCTGCTAGCCGACGCGACGGCGCGCGCCAACCCTGGCGCCGACCTGGCTGTCCTCGAGCAGGCCTGGCAGCAGCATCGCGGGAGCCACGCTCTGGGGCTGGCGCTAGCCGGCGCGCGGACTCGCGCTGGACGCCATGATCAGGCCGCCAGTCTCGCCGAGGAGCTGCTGCGCGCGTGCCGCTCGAGCACGGAGCTGGCGCAGGTCCATTACCTGCTGGCCACGATCCACCGCGCGGCGGGACGTCCCCATCGCGCGGGCTATGAGCTCGAGGAGGCCCGCAAGGTGCAGGTGGTCAATCCGCGCTGA
- the asnB gene encoding asparagine synthase (glutamine-hydrolyzing), protein MCGICGVQAPRLADRAAHVARMNQALFHRGPDGVGQFDGDEVSLAMRRLAIIDLAGGQQPLKNEDGALTIVFNGEIYNYRELRQRLEARGHRFATASDTEVIVHLYEDHGAAAVPLLKGMFACCVHDRRDGSLFLTRDRFGEKPLYYWHDPAQGFAFSSEVRSLLELPLVPRRLDREALGYYLRLGMVPAPLTMLRDVRMLPAGHWMRYREGQLTIGAYDEPAPRANPALADPEAAAEAVHATVLAAVRRQSISDVPLGAFLSGGIDSSTVVALLQQVVSGPVKTFTVRFEEAGYDESGIARAVATHLGTEHHELVVPNLGFGAEDFWRIVDHVGLPFYDTSALPTYVLSKYVREHVTVALSGDGGDEMFAGYPFFRWGQTVAAARRVPEVLRRGAAAVARGVGAWVPASQATRWRRLRRGLEATLQPPELLPVTVGGLFELGELETLVRDPAVLETAAGALGLATALPAEAESWSVLRRLMHYRVKVNLPEDMLTKVDRMSMAASLEVRAPLLDPDVAELALSLPDALLISGGVGKSILRRAMRRELPAVVFDHPKRGFSIPLHRFQNAAYAELAHDLLADNPAAGLHELLAPETLRHLLTRGLARQSDDVESSVFRASHQLWALMQLGGWLRRFGVVC, encoded by the coding sequence ATGTGCGGCATCTGCGGCGTTCAGGCGCCTCGCCTCGCGGATCGGGCCGCGCATGTGGCGCGCATGAACCAGGCGCTCTTTCATCGCGGACCGGATGGTGTCGGTCAATTCGACGGCGACGAGGTCAGCCTGGCGATGCGCCGACTGGCAATCATCGACCTCGCCGGCGGTCAGCAGCCACTGAAGAACGAGGACGGTGCGCTAACAATCGTCTTCAACGGGGAGATCTACAACTACCGGGAGCTACGACAGCGCCTCGAGGCTCGCGGACACCGCTTCGCCACGGCCTCCGACACCGAGGTCATCGTCCATCTCTACGAGGACCACGGCGCGGCGGCGGTGCCCCTGCTCAAGGGGATGTTCGCCTGCTGTGTGCACGATCGCCGCGATGGCTCGCTCTTTTTGACGCGCGATCGCTTCGGGGAGAAGCCGCTCTACTACTGGCACGACCCGGCGCAGGGCTTCGCCTTCAGCTCGGAGGTGCGCAGCCTGCTCGAGCTGCCGCTGGTGCCTCGTCGCCTCGATCGAGAGGCGCTCGGCTACTACCTGCGCTTGGGGATGGTACCCGCACCGCTGACGATGCTGCGTGACGTGCGCATGCTTCCGGCGGGGCACTGGATGCGCTACCGGGAAGGGCAGCTGACGATCGGGGCCTATGACGAACCTGCACCGCGCGCCAATCCTGCGCTCGCCGACCCCGAGGCGGCAGCCGAGGCCGTCCACGCAACGGTGCTCGCCGCCGTGCGGCGCCAGTCGATCAGCGACGTGCCGCTCGGTGCCTTTCTCTCCGGCGGCATCGATTCGAGTACCGTGGTCGCCTTGCTGCAGCAGGTCGTCAGCGGTCCCGTCAAGACCTTCACCGTGCGCTTCGAGGAGGCAGGCTACGACGAGAGCGGGATCGCTCGCGCGGTGGCCACGCACCTTGGAACCGAACACCACGAGCTCGTGGTACCCAACCTCGGCTTCGGCGCCGAGGACTTCTGGCGCATCGTCGACCACGTCGGCCTTCCCTTCTACGACACCTCCGCGCTGCCGACCTACGTGCTCAGCAAATATGTCCGCGAGCATGTGACGGTCGCCCTCTCGGGTGACGGTGGGGACGAGATGTTCGCCGGCTACCCCTTCTTCCGCTGGGGGCAAACGGTGGCCGCCGCGCGGCGCGTGCCGGAGGTGCTTCGCCGTGGCGCCGCCGCCGTGGCGCGCGGTGTCGGGGCCTGGGTTCCCGCGAGCCAGGCCACCCGCTGGCGCCGCCTGCGCCGGGGCCTCGAGGCCACGCTGCAGCCGCCCGAGTTGTTGCCCGTCACGGTCGGTGGGCTCTTTGAGCTCGGTGAGCTGGAGACCTTGGTCCGCGACCCAGCGGTGTTGGAAACCGCGGCTGGCGCGCTGGGCCTGGCCACCGCGTTGCCGGCGGAGGCCGAGTCCTGGAGCGTCCTGCGCCGACTGATGCACTACCGGGTGAAGGTCAATCTGCCCGAGGACATGTTGACCAAGGTCGATCGGATGAGCATGGCGGCGTCGCTAGAGGTGCGCGCGCCGCTGCTCGATCCGGACGTGGCCGAGCTGGCGCTCTCGCTTCCCGACGCGCTGCTCATCAGCGGCGGCGTCGGCAAGTCGATCCTGCGGCGTGCTATGCGCCGTGAGCTGCCGGCGGTTGTCTTCGACCACCCGAAGCGCGGCTTCAGCATTCCGCTGCACCGCTTTCAGAACGCCGCCTACGCGGAGCTGGCGCATGATCTGCTCGCTGACAACCCGGCCGCTGGGTTGCACGAGCTGCTGGCGCCGGAGACCTTGCGGCACCTGCTGACGCGTGGGCTCGCTCGGCAGAGCGATGACGTGGAGAGCAGCGTGTTCCGAGCGAGCCACCAGCTCTGGGCCCTGATGCAGCTGGGCGGGTGGTTGCGCCGCTTCGGAGTCGTGTGTTGA
- a CDS encoding polysaccharide biosynthesis/export family protein: MRLRVLALLLSGALLPIGGCATRGPKGTRAPTGAPPAAIVAENLSVAYGDTLVVEIYGEKDLSGKFQVSAQGTIDYPLIGRLKVAGLPQPRVASMIRDRLAAGYLRNPFVRVFAEGYQEKLKVFVWGQVSKSGTFPFRNAMTVIEAITLAGGLTPLADRNGIVVTRVEHGKQVRVGAPMGSGQSANLALRAGDVVFVPESVF, from the coding sequence ATGCGTCTCCGTGTCTTAGCGCTACTGCTCAGCGGCGCCCTCCTCCCGATCGGCGGCTGCGCGACGCGCGGCCCGAAAGGAACGCGCGCGCCGACGGGTGCGCCGCCTGCCGCCATCGTCGCGGAGAATCTCAGCGTTGCCTACGGGGACACGCTGGTTGTGGAGATTTACGGCGAGAAGGATCTCAGCGGTAAGTTCCAGGTCTCCGCGCAGGGCACCATTGACTACCCGCTGATTGGGCGCTTGAAAGTGGCAGGGCTGCCGCAGCCACGGGTCGCGTCGATGATTCGCGACCGGCTGGCGGCTGGCTACCTGAGGAACCCCTTCGTGCGCGTCTTCGCCGAGGGCTATCAGGAGAAGCTGAAGGTCTTCGTTTGGGGACAGGTGAGCAAGTCGGGCACCTTCCCCTTCCGCAACGCGATGACGGTGATCGAGGCGATCACCTTGGCGGGTGGGCTGACGCCGCTCGCGGATCGCAACGGGATCGTCGTCACGCGCGTCGAGCACGGCAAGCAGGTGCGCGTCGGTGCGCCGATGGGTTCGGGGCAGTCCGCGAACCTCGCGTTGCGCGCTGGCGACGTCGTCTTCGTGCCCGAGAGCGTGTTCTGA